The sequence ATGAAAAGATAAACCATTTTTCTTTTTTATACTCCAATAACTGTCTGTAAAAAATAGCCTTTGCTCCGGACGCTTTATATTCGACTGAGGCTCTTTTGAATTTCTTCTTTTTGCCGATGGACATAACCATCTCACCATTATTTTTTCGCGCTTTCATCTCTGCATAATCATCCGCAAATTTTGCCGCATCTTCATAATATCCACCATTGCATTTCATTTTGACTGCCACTACAGCCATAACAATTACAGTCAAAAGATACAAACCACTGCATACAAGATTAAGAGTTGTAGGTCCAAGCAAAATCAGTCGAAAAACTGCAATATTCCATCCAATGATCGGCAGCATCTGCAATCCCGGAAAATCAATCAGATTGATAATACTTTCCAGCGAAAATCCTTTTGTTCGAAAATACCAAATTCCAAACAGCGTAATACCTGCAAGTAAAACATAGATCATGCGCGTAAGCATAACAGTCGTCTTTTGCGAAAATCGTTCATTGGCATATAAACCAATAATAATACTGCCTTCCAGTACCGACTCAACCCCTGCAAGAACTATAAACAGTGATACGATTTTCCAAAGCGGAAGATGAAATCCAAGAATTGCAGCAAGTACAAATGCCATACTCACAATCAAAGTCATCAAAAAATTATATCCTGCGCCATAGAGCAAGATTATTTTGGGGCGAATCGGCGCCGTAAAAATAAAATGTGCATGGCTTGGATAGAAAATGACACCTTTTCGTTTTGCATAAGTCGCAAAGTTAATAAAAAAATTGTAAAGTCCCCATACCGTCAATGCCGCCAGCAGCCAATATGGTGTTTGAAAATCTGCTTTTACTAAAGCCGTAACTGAAACTGTGATCAAAAAAATAAAATAGGCTGCCAAAACAATGCTAAGTATCAGGTTCACCGGCTTTTTCTTTAACTGCTTTAATTTGTTGATCCATTTTCTTTTTGACATATACAATAATGCTTTCATTATTTTTCACCACCCGTCAATTCAAAGAACAGCGCATCGAGTTCTTTATCCCCGACTTCTTCTTTGCTGTAAG comes from Coprococcus phoceensis and encodes:
- a CDS encoding putative ABC exporter domain-containing protein; the protein is MKALLYMSKRKWINKLKQLKKKPVNLILSIVLAAYFIFLITVSVTALVKADFQTPYWLLAALTVWGLYNFFINFATYAKRKGVIFYPSHAHFIFTAPIRPKIILLYGAGYNFLMTLIVSMAFVLAAILGFHLPLWKIVSLFIVLAGVESVLEGSIIIGLYANERFSQKTTVMLTRMIYVLLAGITLFGIWYFRTKGFSLESIINLIDFPGLQMLPIIGWNIAVFRLILLGPTTLNLVCSGLYLLTVIVMAVVAVKMKCNGGYYEDAAKFADDYAEMKARKNNGEMVMSIGKKKKFKRASVEYKASGAKAIFYRQLLEYKKEKWFIFSYMTLFCIGADILFLKVIDVSEFGSKSAVLLGIVAYLAILTGGYLGKWDKELKNPYLFLLPDSPAKKMWYATVMEHVKAAIDGAILVLPLGIAWKVHPFHIVSCWLIYVFLQAIKLYTKVLIDSFLRNSLGETVKQLVRLGVQGGIIGIGVLLAVVAVVLQNFNFAFFVILIYGMIMAVVIGLLTVSRFAIMEQYD